One region of Primulina tabacum isolate GXHZ01 chromosome 1, ASM2559414v2, whole genome shotgun sequence genomic DNA includes:
- the LOC142548953 gene encoding LOW QUALITY PROTEIN: uncharacterized protein LOC142548953 (The sequence of the model RefSeq protein was modified relative to this genomic sequence to represent the inferred CDS: deleted 1 base in 1 codon) yields MANPGSKFVSANLNKSYGHQQQFNGGGGGYQGQASAAGWGRGGGGMLVLSKNRGSAQKAGSKLSVPPPLNLPSLRKEHDRFDTFGPSRGIAPGSGAKPSSSRVGWTKPVSVAALSEKNESHAHVPLADVLEAKDGVSRGTGSYVPPSARSNGLGLLGSSSGSVSRDFVPSTQKTMVLRGEDFPSLQAARPVSSEASQKQKESLNQKPKQIVGEELNKKKRDVYHSGSLVNAQPSGQPSWNSTRNVSVEKSGEGRETGRGRLSAQTSKEDEYFTSPLPIVRLNPRSDWADDERDTSHGFTERGRDAGYSKIDSYWDGNLDLLRPSFLAHKVAQSSYDRWGQRGNEAAGFDERDIFSGGLVGVIRKKRDAAKSTDFHDPIRESFQAELERVQKMQELERQRIIVEQEKALELARREEEDRQRRIREEEERRRRVEEEAREAAWRAEHERVEAIRIAEEHRIAREEEMRRIYMEEERRKQAAKQKLLDLEAKIAKREAQASTAARGNISAPNMVNDEQLEASVKEKDFSRTLDTWEDGERMADKLTTSASFDPFAPSRPYEMSWRPYPPSEGSSNFLDGGKGIFRRDAFENGGSFFPSALDQEIDHYSPRRDAFGGGRAASRAYSNVRARNSTRQPRVLPPPSLNSSQRAPFERPNNRSGPLAVLGDEIRYTNFARSLPIGQTFYDGSNQKGLELPEVEVKNITPEDHIQNNKSRCDSQSSLSVSSPPNSPPQLSHDELDGFEDSPVKAGIAEVKGNILSESGSVVLNGKSGTGASVSGFYSEDEEWTIENDDTLQHQEEYDEDEDGYTEEDEVRDGDDENLELNEKFEVLEFEETEPSDMVDNVVLGFDEGVEVVIPSDDFENSSRTQDRTYGIPDISGNVVEKRGLVDEVPAEDQGLLNINDTSDISANSSSVKVKESDLILESSIGQSFDASYSCRLDLLDCVDSLGSTGLPVQQSVTCSGDATAAVGQTSISSISSAGSPTDLPVKLQFGLFSGPSLIPSPVPAIQIGSIQMPLHIDLPLGQSFTYMDPSQPPVFQFGQMQYTSPISQGILPMPPQSMSFIKPNMQAQFNLNQRAGDSMYNQPARDVSAQDVAEFELNKLPGLVSGLPEQSHGSLSVGINSVLEADSRADHNIGRTTFVSSATDKEMESKSLPRMEEEGDYGLAPKNYSPSSEEKESESQMKIMQQPVQAASGDKIFSGPRRLDRFYGCRRNNNSYILRMPDTRSSFTTHGMPANSTGFPRRSQRTVQHTEFRIRENIDRGKGPPMVSFKDSDLDDNPSYTGKAMGDFRRSWSKRGTISNRPLKHRTKVEESDNIDSQVVNPGDMVAKEMGKIVSFKSRNISYPSEANLPKKVSEDVDAPLLKGIVRVYEQPGIEAPSDEDDFIEVRSKRQMLNDRRDQREKEIKAKSITTKREKIKAKSHTTQQPPCKLHAPKPNSIVSGGPSKLAMPYENQESCLDVTVSESHQLTHDEVSTGFATSVFQPLAPIGTPINSVSSGEKGCESKNNGTNQIQVSSTSWSTSGINQQVMSLTQTKLEEAMKPMRYNSHNSIVGGHSSTTSDAILRTLSISAKEKTFSSGASPINSLLAGEKIQFGAVTSPSVLPPSSRAVSHGIGAPGSNRNDVPISRNFSVAENGTSLFFGKENHSTDGCVPLQDCEAEAEASAAAICVDDLVRNGLGPLSAASVPDTKTFTGPDIDVITTGVIGGQQLVNESKGEELLTVSLPADLSVETTQISVWSPLPSSSGQMPSHFSIGPSHLPFYEVNPMLGSPLLAFGPHEESSGTLSQPQKSTAPSSGPIGNWQQWHSDVDSFYNPPAGYPGRLINPSGGIPGVQGPPHMVVYNHFAPVGQFGQYGQFGLSFMGTTFIPSGHSSTSVQVNDGDIHSIHTTSTPHNASNMMAPNRHLAPGSPLMPMASPLPMFNLSPFQSAPDMSVQAQWGHIPTSNDSVSTTLQPQVEAELPSQVNHGHSVDHPVNVSMFAEPQIQTTSDNVPSLSVATESNISPFSAELGLVDSMRSTGVVASGQSMVIHSSSYADNAESGKAGTPPEDSLGNHNSKHRNRSSVKTQILQKNLPIQQVMSAGHSHQRGGVSHRNNAGNEWSHRRTGFHGRSHSSGVDRGFPASKIKQIYVAKTECQ; encoded by the exons ATGGCCAACCCTGGCTCCAAGTTTGTGTCAGCAAATCTGAACAAGTCTTATGGGCATCAGCAGCAGTTTaatggtggtggtggaggcTATCAAGGGCAGGCTTCCGCTGCTGGGTGGGGCCGTGGTGGTGGAGGAATGCTGGTTCTGTCCAAGAACCGGGGCAGCGCTCAGAAGGCTGGTTCGAAGCTATCTGTTCCACCCCCCTTAAATTTGCCCTCCTTGAGGAAAGAACACGATAGATTCGATACGTTCGGCCCCAGTCGGGGTATTGCTCCTGGTAGTGGAGCGAAGCCTTCTTCATCGCGTGTGGGCTGGACCAAACCTGTATCTGTTGCTGCCTTGTCCGAGAAGAATGAGAGCCATGCTCATGTTCCCTTGGCTGATGTGCTGGAAGCTAAGGATGGGGTAAGCCGGGGCACTGGTTCTTATGTCCCTCCTTCAGCTCGTTCTAATGGGTTAGGACTTTTGGGTTCCAGTTCTGGTTCGGTCTCTCGGGATTTTGTACCTTCTACCCAGAAAACTATGGTTTTAAGAGGTGAGGATTTTCCATCTCTGCAGGCTGCGAGGCCCGTCTCTTCTGAGGCATCCCAGAAGCAAAAGGAATCTTTGAACCAGAAACCAAAGCAGATTGTAGGTGAGGAATTGAATAAGAAGAAGAGAGACGTCTATCATTCGGGTTCGTTGGTTAATGCACAGCCTTCAGGGCAGCCTTCATGGAATTCTACCAGAAATGTGTCGGTAGAGAAGAGTGGTGAGGGCCGTGAGACAGGTAGGGGGCGACTGTCTGCTCAAACTAGTAAAGAGGATGAGTATTTTACTTCTCCACTACCAATAGTTCGCTTGAATCCAAGGTCAGACTGGGCAGATGATGAGCGTGACACAAGTCACGGGTTTACGGAACGTGGAAGAGATGCTGGATATTCGAAGATTGATAGTTATTGGGATGGGAATCTTGACTTACTCCGGCCGAGCTTTTTAGCTCATAAAGTAGCTCAGAGTTCATATGACAGATGGGGTCAACGAGGCAATGAAGCTGCAGGTTTTGATGAAAGGGATATATTTTCAGGTGGCCTTGTTGGTGTTATTAGAAAGAAAAGAGATGCTGCAAAATCAACTGATTTTCATGATCCTATTAGAGAATCTTTTCAAGCAGAACTTGAAAGAGTTCAGAAAATGCAAGAGCTTGAAAGACAGAGAATCATTGTAGAACAAGAAAAAGCTTTGGAGCTAGCTAGAAGAGAGGAGGAGGATAGACAACGAAGGATTAGAGAAGAGGAGGAACGGCGACGAAGGGTGGAAGAGGAAGCCCGAGAAGCTGCATGGAGGGCAGAACATGAGCGAGTAGAGGCAATTCGAATAGCAGAAGAGCACAGAATTGCCAGGGAGGAGGAAATGAGAAGAATTTATATGGAAGAAGAGAGGAGGAAGCAAGCTGCCAAACAGAAGCTTCTGGATTTGGAAGCTAAGATAGCTAAGAGGGAGGCCCAAGCGTCTACGGCTGCCAGGGGTAACATATCTGCACCTAACATGGTTAATGATGAACAACTAGAGGCTTCAGTTAAGGAAAAAGATTTCTCCAGGACTTTGGATACTTGGGAAGATGGTGAGAGAATGGCCGATAAGTTGACAACTTCAGCTTCATTCGATCCATTTGCTCCTAGCAGGCCTTACGAGATGAGCTGGAGACCTTACCCTCCTAGTGAAGGTTCCTCGAACTTTTTGGATGGGGGAAAAGGTATATTTCGAAGAGATGCTTTTGAAAATGGTGGTAGCTTCTTTCCGTCAGCGTTGGATCAGGAGATTGATCATTACAGTCCAAGAAGAGATGCATTTGGTGGTGGCAGAGCAGCGTCAAGGGCTTATTCTAATGTGAGGGCAAGGAATTCCACGAGACAGCCTCGTGTTCTTCCTCCTCCCTCACTTAATTCGTCTCAGAGGGCTCCTTTTGAGCGACCTAATAACCGTTCTGGCCCCTTGGCTGTCCTTGGCGATGAAATTCGTTATACCAATTTTGCAAGAAGTTTACCAATTGGGCAAACATTTTATGACGGCAGTAATCAAAAGGGTCTTGAACTGCCTGAAGTGGAGGTAAAAAATATAACCCCTGAGGACCACATTCAAAACAATAAATCAAGGTGTGATTCACAATCTTCATTATCTGTTTCAAGCCCTCCAAATTCTCCTCCTCAGCTCTCCCATGATGAGTTGGATGGATTTGAAGATTCTCCAGTAAAAGCTGGTATAGCAGAAGTGAAAGGTAATATTTTATCTGAGAGTGGATCCGTTGTCTTGAATGGTAAATCTGGCACTGGGGCATCGGTTTCTGGTTTTTATAGCGAGGATGAAGAATGGACTATTGAAAATGATGACACACTGCAACATCAAGAAGAATATGATGAGGATGAAGATGGCTACACAGAAGAAGATGAAGTGCGTGATGGCGATGACGAGAATCTTGAGCTGAATGAAAAGTTTGAAGTCCTTGAGTTCGAAGAAACAGAGCCATCTGATATGGTGGATAATGTGGTCTTAGGCTTTGACGAGGGTGTTGAAGTGGTAATACCGAGTGATGACTTTGAAAATAGCTCAAGGACCCAAGATAGAACATATGGAATCCCCGACATTTCAGGTAATGTAGTGGAGAAAAGAGGGCTAGTTGACGAGGTTCCTGCTGAAGATCAGGGCCTTCTGAATATAAATGACACGTCTGATATAAGTGCAAATAGCTCCTCTGTTAAGGTCAAAGAAAGTGACTTGATATTGGAAAGTTCTATTGGTCAATCTTTTGATGCTTCCTATTCCTGCAGATTAGATCTTTTAGACTGCGTTGATTCCTTGGGTAGCACTGGCTTACCCGTGCAGCAATCAGTCACATGCTCAGGCGATGCCACAGCAGCTGTTGGCCAGACTAGTATATCATCTATATCTTCTGCAGGAAGCCCGACTGATTTACCTGTTAAACTTCAGTTTGGGCTGTTTTCTGGTCCATCTTTGATACCTTCTCCTGTGCCGGCAATACAAATTGGTTCCATCCAGATGCCTCTCCACATCGATCTACCTCTTGGTCAGTCCTTTACTTACATGGATCCATCACAGCCTCCAGTGTTCCAGTTTGGCCAGATGCAGTATACATCTCCTATCTCACAGGGAATATTGCCCATGCCCCCCCAATCAATGTCTTTTATTAAGCCTAACATGCAGGCCCAATTTAATCTGAATCAGAGGGCTGGAGACTCTATGTATAATCAGCCTGCTCGAGATGTTTCTGCCCAGGATGTGGCAGAATTTGAGTTAAACAAGCTTCCAGGCCTCGTTTCGGGACTGCCTGAGCAATCTCATGGGAGCCTTTCTGTGGGAATTAATTCTGTTTTGGAAGCAGACAGCCGTGCTGACCATAATATTGGTCGTACAACTTTTGTCTCAAGTGCTACCGATAAAGAAATGGAATCAAAATCTCTACCCCGAATGGAAGAAGAAGGAGATTATGGCTTAGCTCCAAAGAATTATTCACCATCATCCGAAGAAAAGGAATCTGAAAGTCAGATGAAGATTATGCAACAGCCAGTTCAGGCTGCTTCCGGGGATAAAATTTTCAGTGGACCTAGACGTCTTGATCGATTTTATGGTTGCAGGAGAAACAATAATTCCTATATACTCAGA ATGCCAGATACCAGATCATCTTTCACTACTCATGGCATGCCCGCGAATTCAACTGGCTTTCCGAGAAGGTCTCAACGAACTGTTCAACACACTGAATTCCGGATTCGGGAGAACATTGACAGGGGGAAAGGACCTCCGATGGTTTCGTTTAAAGATTCAGACTTAGATGATAATCCAAGTTATACAGGAAAGGCCATGGGAGATTTTAGAAGAAGTTGGTCCAAGAGAGGTACCATTTCTAATAGACCTCTGAAGCACAGAACTAAAGTAGAAGAGTCTGATAATATTGATTCCCAGGTGGTCAATCCTGGAGACATGGTAGCAAAAGAGATGGGAAAAATTGTATCTTTTAAGAGCCGAAACATTTCGTACCCCAGTGAAGCAAATTTACCGAAAAAAGTCTCTGAGGATGTTGATGCTCCCTTGCTGAAGGGCATTGTTCGTGTTTACGAACAACCTGGTATAGAAGCTCCCAGCGATGAGGATGATTTTATTGAAGTCAGATCCAAAAGACAAATGTTGAATGATCGACGAGACCAAAGGGAAAAGGAAATCAAAGCGAAATCAATCACCACAAAG AGGGAAAAAATTAAAGCAAAGTCACACACCACACAG CAGCCACCTTGCAAATTGCATGCTCCGAAACCAAATTCCATTGTCTCAGGAGGCCCAAGTAAGCTCGCCATGCCATATGAGAACCAAGAATCTTGCTTGGATGTTACTGTCTCGGAGAGCCATCAGTTGACACACGATGAAGTATCAACAGGGTTTGCCACATCTGTTTTCCAACCTCTGGCGCCAATTGGCACTCCTATAAATTCTGTATCTAGTGGCGAAAAAGGATGTGAGAGTAAAAACAATGGAACAAACCAAATCCAAGTGTCATCGACTTCTTGGAGCACTTCAGGGATTAACCAACAG GTTATGTCACTGACACAGACCAAACTTGAGGAGGCTATGAAACCTATGCGATACAATTCACACAATTCTATTGTTGGAGGTCATTCCAGCACAACCAGTGATGCTATCTTGCGAACATTGTCCATTTCAGCCAAGGAGAAAACATTTTCCTCTGGTGCAAGTCCAATCAATTCCTTGCTTGCTGGAGAGAAAATTCAATTTG GTGCTGTGACATCTCCTTCTGTTCTTCCTCCTAGTAGCCGTGCAGTATCACATGGGATTGGTGCTCCAGGTTCTAATCGAAACGATGTGCCAATATCTCGCAACTTTTCAGTGGCTGAAAATGGTACTTCTCTTTTTTTCGGAAAAGAAAACCATTCCACTGATGGTTGTGTTCCACTACAAGATTGTGAGGCTGAAGCTGAAGCTTCTGCTGCCGCCATCTGTGTTGATGATTTAGTCAGGAATGGGTTGGGGCCATTAAGTGCAGCTAGTGTTCCAGATACCAAAACTTTTACCGGTCCTGATATTGATGTCATTACCACAG GTGTAATCGGAGGTCAGCAATTGGTAAATGAATCAAAAGGTGAGGAGTTGCTAACCGTATCCCTTCCAGCAGATCTTTCTGTCGAGACAACTCAAATATCCGTGTGGTCACCATTGCCAAGTTCTTCTGGCCAGATGCCTTCTCATTTTTCTATTGGTCCTTCCCACTTACCTTTTTATGAGGTAAATCCAATGTTGGGCAGTCCACTTCTTGCTTTTGGTCCGCATGAGGAATCTTCTGGCACATTATCACAGCCGCAAAAGAGTACAGCACCCAGTTCAGGACCTATTGGTAACTGGCAGCAATGGCATTCTGATGTGGACTCATTTTATAATCCTCCAGCTGGGTATCCAGGCCGTCTAATTAATCCATCTGGAGGTATTCCTGGTGTTCAGGGGCCCCCACATATGGTTGTCTACAATCATTTTGCTCCAGTTGGACAATTTGGTCAATATGGACAATTCGGTTTGAGTTTTATGGGAACCACCTTCATCCCTTCTGGACATAGTTCAACTTCTGTTCAAGTTAACGATGGAGACATACATAGCATACATACGACATCCACTCCGCATAATGCTTCCAATATGATGGCTCCTAATCGGCATCTTGCCCCTGGATCTCCACTTATGCCTATGGCCTCCCCCTTACCCATGTTTAATTTATCTCCATTTCAG TCTGCCCCTGATATGTCTGTCCAAGCTCAATGGGGGCATATTCCCACTTCCAATGACTCAGTCTCGACAACCTTGCAGCCGCAAGTAGAAGCTGAACTTCCTTCGCAAGTCAATCATGGGCATTCCGTCGACCACCCTGTTAATGTTAGTATGTTTGCTGAACCTCAGATCCAAACAACGTCAGACAATGTCCCAAGTTTGTCTGTTGCCACAGAATCAAACATTTCCCCATTTTCTGCTGAACTCGGGCTAGTAGATTCGATGAGATCCACTGGGGTTGTCGCATCTGGGCAGAGTATGGTGATTCATAGCTCTTCTTATGCTGACAATGCTGAATCTGGTAAGGCTGGCACGCCTCCTGAGGATAGCCTTGGCAATCATAATAGCAAACACCGGAACAGAAGTTCTGTCAAGACTCAAATTCTACAGAAGAATCTGCCCATCCAACAGGTTATGTCTGCTGGTCACAGTCATCAAAGAGGGGGTGTTTCTCACAGGAACAATGCTGGAAATGAATGGTCACATCGTAGGACTGGTTTCCATGGAAGGAGCCATTCCAGTGGTGTGGATAGGGGTTTTCCtgcttcaaaaataaaacaaatatacgTGGCTAAAACAGAGTGTCAATGA